GATCGTGATTGTTAATTAATATCTAACTTATAAAAGAAGTAATCAACATTTGGAAGAGGGGCTGCTTAACTCCATATTTTGACGACATTATCTTCTAACTGCATCTCTATATTGAACTTTAGTTTTTCTGAAAATTGACTTATCATATACTATTGGCAAGTGATGGCGGGTTTTGATATATTGTTATAGATATTGACATGAAGTCATTGATCTTGGTATAGGCTAAGTCTCTTGCAGAAAAACTTCAGGAAGTCATACTATCTGAGCAAAAAGCGATCAAAGAGTTCACCTACACTGTTTCTGAAGTATTGAGTTCTAGTGTTAGGAAATCATTGCGAAGTGATAATCTTCAGGAACTTCTACGAGACGATGAAAAATACTCCGTATATAGATTTAAAATCAGGTAGGAACTCATATGTTTCAATCTATATCTTGAATTTTGTTATTTCACTTTCTACCAATCCTGAGCAGTTGATTGCAGGTTTTGTACAAGTTCTCGAAATGAGCATACTGacttatttatttccttctatGAAACATTTAGTCTTACAACTTTTTACAAGTCGCTAAGTTTGTGGCAAACTTTGTTATGACACTCAAGCAGTGTTTACTGCTCACTATGCTAAGAGATTAAAATTTTGGTTGCGTCAGATGATTGCCCATGATCTTGTTATGTTTCCATCTGTTAGTAGGTCTTTTACAGAGCCTATTTATTTAGAAAGTTTCTTCCTGAAAAAATTAGCTTGAGAAAACTTTTAACATCATGCATCCAGTAAAGTATTACAAAAGAAATtagaaaatgtaaaattttaGTTCCATCTAATGTAAgtgtttgatgctcagatcttGCACATTTCTTGATGGGCGTGGAGGCAATTTTGAAGTGGATGTCGAAAATCTAGAAACAACCAAAGCTGATAAACTAGGTAAAGACCTGGTTTGAAATGCTTAAATCCGATATACCGTACTTTATAAACAAAAGATTCACATCTCTTGTATGTTTCTTGTCTAGCTCCTTTTTCTGCCAAGTTGATTGATGGGATTAACCAAAGTGAGGCTAGGCGTAGAGCCCTCGTGCTTCTTTGTTTTGTTGACATGAATGCCCATGCAAAGGTAACTTATCGATCTTGATTATTCCTTATACCCCAATTGTGCAGTTGCTTATTCGCTATTTTCATGATTAGGAGTGTGTTTACAAGATACATTTGTAGTTTTTACATTGTGGATAATCGCTCGGGATTTTAGACGCATAGATGACACATCACCCATCATATCTCTAATTTCCCTCACTTCTATTTTTCTTTGGGATGTCAGTAGATTtggggtttaaaaaaaaaaatttcatcacAGGTTATTTTTTAAGTAGAttttaagaaatattttattGCATATGCCCTCAAACATCAGGGTAATATATCCCTCTCAACAATTATggtataacttctatagtttcTTTTGATTTGTTGGTTTTGTACCTTTGTTCCTTTGAGatgaacacaattttttttgtgtgtatCAAACATGTCTTATACAAAATTGAATTGAAACCATGAAATAGATCACTTCCATCTGATGACGAAGTTACATTTAGAGCCAATATTCTACCATGAGTTATTTACTTTTTCATTTATTGCTCTCATAATATAATGTtatgaacaattaacaaggtcACTGGTGTTGTACTTAGGATGCATATGTAACATCTATTGATCGGAAGGGATTTGATGTCCTGGCAAAAGTTATGAGTCCAGTTTTGAAGGATGGTGTTGGTCACTACCAATGGAAAGAGTTCAGGTTCATGTTCAAGGAAGAGGCAAAAGACGTTGAAATGTTCTGCAGTCAACTAGTCGAAATGGAAGAGGAGGTCATCTATAAGATTTCAACATCCAGTGGACTGAAACTAAAATGAGAGTGACCTTGGTCGCattcttgttttcttttatataaCTTCTTTGTCAGCTAAAATGACAGACATCTTGATTAGTTTTTTGACCTtgtacattttatattattatttttatcaatTAGAACTGTACTAGGCAGTTACTTAAGGGTATAATGCAGGATGGTTTCATGGCATTATCTTCTTAATTGTGTTGCGCGAAAAAGTTACTTATTTGGCTCGTAATGGTTCAGATTTTTTACTACATAGCAGTCTTGATGAagtaaattttcaattttgtttcaATACATCATGGAAAGGTAAACTTGGTTTAGTGTTGTAGGACCAAAGATGACACTTTTCATGGACCCTTGTTAGTCTTACAGTAAATTATCACctttttgagtttttgttttatcaacttaATTAGATTAAGGATATAAGGGCGGCACTTACATTAAGTAGATAGAAAGTCATACTACATGCTACAGAACAAAACACCTCTAATACAAAATATGCTGGCCCACA
This is a stretch of genomic DNA from Lotus japonicus ecotype B-129 chromosome 1, LjGifu_v1.2. It encodes these proteins:
- the LOC130728862 gene encoding uncharacterized protein LOC130728862; this encodes MKRNKATVLTYAEKCKNILASNWQGSLNTIKADAKGSKESIHTSKVKYIVKRGQPYLWVPEDDLHNVNTIIDERGSFAVTSPFPGPLGVLLKSLDKLPARIALSGDIRPLNEDKAKSLAEKLQEVILSEQKAIKEFTYTVSEVLSSSVRKSLRSDNLQELLRDDEKYSVYRFKIRSCTFLDGRGGNFEVDVENLETTKADKLAPFSAKLIDGINQSEARRRALVLLCFVDMNAHAKDAYVTSIDRKGFDVLAKVMSPVLKDGVGHYQWKEFRFMFKEEAKDVEMFCSQLVEMEEEVIYKISTSSGLKLK